A stretch of Bacteroidota bacterium DNA encodes these proteins:
- the murG gene encoding undecaprenyldiphospho-muramoylpentapeptide beta-N-acetylglucosaminyltransferase — MSDKPRPDSVLFAAGGTGGHLFPAIAIAEEIKKIRPDARIDFAGTRNKIEARVVPEKGFAFHTIWISGFHRRLTVENLLLPVKIVVALFQSFFLIRKLAPTVVVGTGGYICWPVLTLASWMKIPTVVHESNSYPGMATRALAPRVSKVFLTFEATTQWLPKLDASKIELVGTPTRESLGTVSREEGARFFNLHPGKKTLLVFGGSLGAAAINSAVEKIAGELSVSDIQIIWQTGEKDLQRYEAKRSSTVWIGKFIDRMECAYAAADAVLCRSGATTLAELTRLGKAAILAPYPQAAANHQEFNAQALVDAGAAVMIKDDELQIKALPAIKEILLNAGIQKTMAENSLRLGRPEAGKDIAMKVLALRS; from the coding sequence ATGTCCGATAAGCCGAGACCGGATTCAGTTCTTTTCGCTGCCGGCGGAACCGGCGGACATCTTTTTCCCGCGATCGCGATCGCGGAGGAAATAAAAAAAATACGCCCCGATGCTCGCATTGATTTTGCCGGCACAAGAAATAAGATCGAAGCGCGGGTCGTTCCAGAAAAAGGATTTGCGTTTCACACGATCTGGATCAGCGGATTCCATCGCCGGCTGACGGTCGAGAACCTGCTCCTCCCGGTCAAAATCGTCGTTGCATTGTTTCAGTCGTTCTTTCTCATTCGGAAATTAGCACCGACCGTTGTCGTCGGCACCGGAGGCTACATTTGCTGGCCGGTACTTACCTTGGCATCGTGGATGAAGATTCCGACCGTCGTTCATGAAAGCAACAGTTATCCCGGGATGGCGACGCGGGCCTTGGCGCCAAGGGTTTCAAAGGTCTTCCTGACATTCGAAGCGACGACGCAATGGCTGCCGAAACTCGACGCATCCAAGATCGAGCTTGTGGGAACTCCGACCCGGGAATCGCTCGGAACGGTATCACGCGAAGAGGGGGCAAGATTTTTCAATCTTCATCCCGGGAAGAAAACCCTTCTGGTGTTCGGAGGGAGCCTTGGCGCCGCGGCGATCAATTCAGCGGTGGAAAAGATCGCCGGAGAGCTGTCAGTTTCGGATATCCAAATAATCTGGCAGACCGGCGAAAAAGATCTTCAGCGGTATGAAGCGAAAAGATCTTCCACCGTCTGGATCGGAAAATTTATCGATAGAATGGAATGTGCATATGCGGCGGCCGATGCGGTCCTTTGCCGCTCGGGCGCGACGACGCTCGCCGAGCTGACGCGGCTCGGGAAAGCGGCTATCCTGGCGCCGTATCCGCAGGCGGCGGCGAACCATCAGGAGTTCAACGCGCAAGCTCTCGTCGATGCCGGCGCGGCAGTCATGATCAAAGATGATGAGCTGCAGATCAAAGCGCTCCCGGCTATCAAAGAAATTCTTTTGAATGCTGGAATACAAAAAACGATGGCCGAAAACAGCTTACGCCTGGGAAGACCGGAAGCCGGAAAGGATATTGCGATGAAAGTGCTAGCATTACGTTCCTGA
- the ftsZ gene encoding cell division protein FtsZ — MIELDNPKDGGAKIRVVGVGGGGSNAIVSMIDKGLSGVDFICINTDTQALERTNAPNKIQIGKNLTRGLGAGADPSIGHRAAEEDREEIARALAGSDMVFITAGMGGGTGTGGGPVVANIAKSLGALVVGIVTKPFNCEGKKRLTQAEYGLEELKKQVDTLIVIPNQKLLSIVEKTTPLEEAFEICNRVLHNATRGISELITVPGLINLDFADVRTIMREMGDALMGSGVATGENRAVEAANAAISSPLLEGVSIAGAQGVLVNITGGKNLSLVEVDEATSIIHEAAGDDANVILGAVIDESMTEELMVTVIATGFNRKASATARPSKNVRVLDHIPTGVQDLKKMDEPAYIRKGFQIPTPAMPVTEPRFTQPAADRGDTDKPAFLRKIMD; from the coding sequence ATGATAGAACTTGACAACCCCAAAGACGGCGGCGCGAAGATCCGTGTAGTGGGAGTTGGCGGAGGCGGGAGCAACGCGATCGTCAGCATGATTGACAAGGGCCTCAGCGGCGTTGACTTTATTTGCATCAACACCGACACCCAGGCCCTTGAGCGGACGAACGCCCCGAACAAAATTCAGATCGGAAAGAACCTTACCCGCGGACTTGGAGCCGGCGCAGACCCCAGTATCGGCCACCGCGCGGCTGAGGAAGACCGCGAAGAAATTGCGCGCGCGCTCGCCGGCAGCGACATGGTATTTATCACCGCCGGCATGGGAGGCGGCACCGGCACCGGCGGCGGTCCCGTCGTCGCGAACATTGCGAAGAGCCTTGGCGCGCTCGTCGTCGGCATCGTCACGAAGCCGTTCAACTGCGAGGGGAAGAAGCGATTGACGCAGGCGGAGTACGGTCTCGAAGAGCTGAAAAAGCAGGTCGATACGCTGATCGTCATTCCGAATCAAAAACTTCTTTCGATCGTTGAAAAAACAACGCCGCTCGAGGAAGCGTTCGAGATCTGCAACCGCGTCCTGCATAATGCCACGCGCGGAATTTCGGAGTTGATCACCGTTCCCGGTCTCATCAACCTCGACTTTGCCGACGTCCGCACGATCATGCGGGAAATGGGCGATGCGCTGATGGGGTCGGGCGTTGCGACGGGAGAGAACAGAGCGGTCGAAGCGGCGAACGCGGCGATCTCCAGCCCGCTGCTCGAAGGCGTCTCGATCGCCGGCGCGCAGGGGGTGCTTGTCAATATCACCGGCGGAAAGAACCTTTCGCTTGTTGAGGTCGACGAAGCGACGAGCATTATTCACGAGGCGGCCGGCGACGATGCGAACGTGATTCTCGGCGCCGTGATCGACGAGTCGATGACCGAAGAATTGATGGTCACGGTCATTGCGACCGGCTTCAACAGAAAAGCCTCGGCAACGGCACGCCCTTCGAAAAATGTCCGCGTGCTCGATCACATTCCAACCGGAGTGCAGGATCTGAAAAAGATGGATGAACCGGCGTACATCCGCAAAGGGTTCCAGATTCCGACGCCGGCCATGCCGGTCACTGAGCCCCGCTTCACGCAGCCGGCAGCGGACCGCGGTGACACCGACAAGCCCGCGTTCCTGCGAAAAATCATGGATTGA
- the ftsA gene encoding cell division protein FtsA has translation MENIYVGLDIGTTKVCAIVASLSENNEVNILGIGKSKSEGLTRGVITHIEKTIASIQAAVREAELQSGAKIQTVVAGIAGDHVQSFQSRGVIAISGPEQEITQADVDRLIEDTKKVALPSDRKIIHVIPQEFIVDGQDGVYDPVGMSGVRMEANVHIITGLVSAAQNILKCVQRAGVSVSDIVLEPIASSDAVLDKEEKEVGVALVDIGGGTTDLAVFEDRTIRHTAVIGIAGKKVTDDIRRGLGILSDQAEQLKITHGHAHLPSIMENAPITVPGIGGRPPLDIDQRLLCQIIQPRMEEILEIAAMEIKRSGYQKHLSAGVVLTGGGSLIKGTADLARDVLGMPVKIGIPQGFRGGLVREIENPMYATGVGLVHHAIKHRQRPNIENIRGTKMDGKFPTIFKRMKGWFDEL, from the coding sequence ATGGAAAATATTTACGTTGGATTGGACATCGGTACAACAAAGGTTTGCGCGATCGTCGCATCGTTGAGCGAGAACAACGAGGTGAACATCCTCGGGATCGGCAAGAGCAAGTCCGAGGGACTGACGCGCGGAGTCATCACGCATATTGAAAAAACGATCGCATCGATCCAGGCGGCCGTGCGCGAAGCGGAGCTTCAGTCCGGCGCCAAGATCCAGACGGTCGTTGCGGGGATCGCGGGAGACCACGTGCAGAGCTTTCAGAGCCGGGGCGTCATCGCCATCAGCGGTCCGGAGCAGGAGATCACGCAGGCAGACGTCGACCGCCTCATCGAGGACACAAAAAAGGTGGCATTGCCGTCCGACAGAAAGATCATCCATGTCATACCGCAGGAGTTTATCGTCGATGGACAGGATGGTGTTTACGACCCGGTCGGGATGTCCGGCGTCCGGATGGAAGCGAACGTGCATATCATCACCGGTCTCGTGTCTGCCGCCCAGAATATTTTGAAGTGCGTTCAGCGCGCCGGTGTGTCGGTGAGCGACATCGTCCTTGAACCGATCGCGTCGAGCGACGCCGTTCTTGATAAGGAGGAAAAAGAGGTCGGCGTGGCGCTTGTCGACATCGGCGGTGGGACGACCGACCTCGCGGTGTTCGAAGACCGCACGATCCGCCATACCGCGGTCATCGGCATCGCCGGAAAAAAAGTGACCGACGATATCCGCCGCGGCCTTGGAATTCTTTCCGACCAGGCCGAACAGTTGAAGATCACGCACGGCCACGCGCATCTGCCTTCGATCATGGAGAACGCGCCGATCACGGTTCCGGGCATCGGCGGGCGCCCGCCGCTCGACATCGACCAGCGCCTTCTATGCCAGATCATTCAGCCGCGCATGGAAGAAATTCTGGAGATCGCGGCGATGGAGATCAAACGCTCGGGGTATCAAAAGCATCTGTCGGCGGGAGTCGTGCTGACCGGAGGAGGGTCTCTTATCAAAGGGACGGCCGACCTGGCCCGCGACGTTCTCGGCATGCCCGTCAAGATCGGCATCCCCCAGGGATTCCGCGGCGGCCTTGTCCGTGAAATTGAAAATCCGATGTACGCGACGGGCGTCGGCCTTGTCCACCACGCCATCAAGCATCGTCAGCGGCCGAATATTGAGAATATCCGGGGAACGAAGATGGACGGAAAATTCCCGACGATTTTCAAGAGGATGAAGGGATGGTTTGATGAGTTGTGA
- a CDS encoding putative peptidoglycan glycosyltransferase FtsW: MAAQRNHIDRVVLIVVLFLMVASTVVVYSASSTWALQKYGATNGLVNKHIIKVLVGLATMFVAMSVDYKYYKKLTKVALIACVVLLFFTLAVGGEIKGASRWLSLGGFNLQPSEAAKFALVFHLSVLLATKGTKIHDFKTGFLPLMLWIGGVVTLVMLQPNFSTGAMIFLLGMVMIFTGGARLKHIVLSMSALIPAVLVYMVSAEYRMRRILSFIGHESGTAAPSKANYQLWQGIIGFGNGGLFGVGMGASKQRDLFLPESYGDFVFSIVGEEYGLIGTIIFMALFLTILLRGFKIAKNAPDDFGKYLAIGITSTIVVYALGNALVTLGVFPTTGLPMPFVSYGGSAIVFSSFAMGVLLNISAHTDLHPRQAKEAAMPPSVETNEPAVGKVY; the protein is encoded by the coding sequence ATGGCAGCACAGCGCAACCATATCGACAGGGTCGTTCTCATCGTCGTCCTCTTTTTGATGGTGGCGAGCACGGTCGTGGTGTACAGCGCGTCGTCGACGTGGGCGCTCCAAAAATATGGAGCGACGAACGGGCTGGTGAACAAGCACATCATCAAAGTGCTGGTCGGTCTCGCGACGATGTTTGTGGCGATGAGCGTCGACTATAAATATTACAAGAAGCTGACGAAGGTTGCGCTCATTGCGTGCGTAGTGCTTTTGTTCTTTACGCTTGCCGTCGGCGGTGAAATAAAAGGGGCATCGCGATGGCTCAGTCTCGGAGGGTTCAATCTTCAGCCCTCGGAGGCGGCGAAGTTTGCGCTCGTGTTTCATCTGAGCGTGCTGCTGGCGACGAAAGGGACGAAGATCCATGATTTCAAAACAGGGTTTCTCCCGTTGATGCTTTGGATCGGGGGCGTCGTCACGCTTGTCATGCTTCAGCCGAATTTCAGCACCGGCGCGATGATCTTCCTGCTTGGTATGGTGATGATCTTCACCGGCGGCGCGCGGCTCAAGCATATCGTTCTATCGATGTCGGCCCTGATCCCCGCTGTGCTCGTGTATATGGTGAGCGCAGAATACCGGATGCGGCGCATCCTCTCATTTATCGGGCATGAAAGCGGCACCGCGGCGCCCAGTAAAGCGAACTATCAATTGTGGCAGGGAATTATCGGTTTCGGCAACGGCGGATTGTTCGGCGTCGGCATGGGAGCGAGCAAACAGCGCGATCTCTTTTTGCCCGAATCGTACGGAGATTTTGTTTTCTCCATCGTCGGCGAGGAATACGGGCTCATCGGCACCATTATTTTTATGGCGCTGTTCCTGACGATCCTTTTGCGCGGGTTCAAAATCGCCAAGAATGCCCCCGACGATTTCGGAAAATATCTTGCGATCGGCATCACCTCAACGATCGTTGTTTATGCGCTCGGCAACGCGCTCGTGACGCTCGGCGTTTTTCCGACGACCGGACTGCCGATGCCCTTCGTCAGTTACGGCGGGTCGGCCATCGTCTTCTCATCATTTGCGATGGGCGTACTGTTGAATATTTCCGCCCATACGGACCTGCATCCGCGGCAGGCGAAGGAGGCGGCGATGCCGCCTTCCGTTGAAACCAACGAACCGGCAGTCGGGAAAGTGTATTGA
- the murD gene encoding UDP-N-acetylmuramoyl-L-alanine--D-glutamate ligase translates to MEISKLRSKQISVIGAARSGVGVARLLTQNGARVFVSDAGDATKLAKNIAELKKENISYEAGSHSGRVFDCSLMVLSPGVPSDAPVVLEAKKRGIDVVSELEVASWFCKAPIVAITGSNGKTTTTTLLGRIFSDAKKKHAVAGNIGEAFSNIVLALAETDVAVLEVSSFQLDHIGSFHPRISVILNITRNHMDRYGNSMEQYADSKARIFMNQTADDLLIYNQDDELTTGKAKNAKCRTLAFSTATKVNEGAFVDHGLLKTQMNGKGRDIINTSEISIRGEHNLQNAMAATLAAQAMGVGPAYIRSTLRNFKGVEHRQEFVREMNGIRYVNDSKATTVEAVLRALSAFSEPIVLILGGKDKGNDYSTMADAVKKKVRAIVAVGYSAEKIVKNFEKVVPVERVDTIGNEIPNVVSMERTIEVATALARRGDVVLLSPACTSFDWFTDYEERGRVFKSAVLSLRSH, encoded by the coding sequence ATGGAAATATCGAAGCTGCGTTCAAAACAAATATCGGTCATCGGGGCCGCACGCAGCGGTGTCGGAGTAGCGCGGTTGCTCACGCAGAACGGCGCGCGCGTGTTCGTCAGCGACGCCGGGGACGCAACGAAGCTGGCGAAGAACATTGCAGAGCTGAAGAAGGAAAATATCTCGTACGAAGCCGGTAGCCATTCCGGGCGAGTTTTTGATTGTTCATTGATGGTCCTAAGTCCGGGAGTGCCGAGTGATGCTCCCGTTGTCCTCGAAGCGAAAAAGCGCGGCATCGACGTTGTCAGCGAGCTGGAAGTCGCAAGCTGGTTTTGTAAGGCTCCGATTGTTGCCATTACCGGCAGCAACGGCAAAACGACAACAACCACACTGCTGGGAAGGATCTTCAGCGATGCAAAGAAAAAACATGCTGTTGCGGGCAACATTGGCGAGGCATTCTCAAATATCGTTCTGGCTCTGGCTGAGACAGATGTTGCTGTTTTGGAGGTGAGCAGTTTTCAGCTCGACCATATCGGGTCGTTTCACCCGAGGATCTCGGTCATCCTCAACATTACGCGGAATCACATGGACCGGTACGGGAATTCGATGGAACAATATGCGGATTCGAAAGCGCGGATCTTCATGAACCAGACCGCGGACGACCTCCTCATCTATAACCAGGACGACGAGCTGACAACGGGTAAGGCCAAAAATGCAAAATGCCGGACGCTGGCGTTCAGCACGGCAACAAAGGTGAACGAGGGAGCATTCGTCGATCATGGTCTTTTGAAAACACAAATGAACGGCAAGGGGCGGGATATCATCAACACTTCAGAGATCAGCATACGCGGAGAGCATAATCTGCAGAATGCAATGGCCGCGACGCTTGCAGCCCAGGCGATGGGAGTCGGCCCGGCGTACATCCGTTCTACGCTGAGAAATTTTAAAGGGGTCGAGCACCGGCAGGAATTTGTCCGGGAAATGAACGGCATTCGATACGTGAACGATTCCAAAGCGACGACAGTGGAAGCCGTCCTCAGAGCGCTCAGCGCTTTTTCGGAGCCGATCGTTTTGATCCTCGGCGGAAAAGACAAGGGAAACGACTACTCGACAATGGCCGATGCGGTCAAAAAGAAGGTCAGAGCGATCGTGGCCGTCGGATATTCGGCGGAGAAAATAGTCAAAAATTTTGAGAAAGTGGTCCCTGTAGAGCGCGTTGATACGATCGGAAATGAAATCCCAAACGTCGTTTCAATGGAACGGACGATCGAGGTGGCGACGGCGCTCGCCCGCCGCGGCGACGTGGTTCTCCTTTCCCCCGCCTGCACTTCGTTCGATTGGTTCACGGATTACGAGGAGCGGGGACGTGTTTTTAAGTCGGCAGTACTTTCGCTACGATCGCATTAG
- the murB gene encoding UDP-N-acetylmuramate dehydrogenase — protein MVSVEDIRKVFRGHVAVAEPLGKYTSFRIGGPADFYLEPVDKFDLIEIIRFFKKFDYRFMIIGKGSNLLISDNGFRGAAINLEEGLGSVSIERNIITADAGVRLSKFVDFCIQHEKAGVEMLAGIPGTIGGAVIMNAGAYGGEISDHLAEVEIYRDDAIQKIRKAEAGFSYRRSGFARDVVLNASFALPEGNLAELVKRRRELLLKRNQSQPLNLPNSGSMFKNPQGTFAAKLVEEAGLKGKRIGEAQISDKHGNFIVNHGNATARNVFDLVRLAQKKVFEQTGIKLELEVKLIGFEEEEITEAAA, from the coding sequence ATGGTCTCAGTCGAAGACATACGGAAAGTTTTTCGCGGACATGTAGCCGTTGCAGAGCCGCTCGGAAAGTACACATCGTTCCGGATCGGCGGCCCCGCGGATTTCTATCTCGAGCCGGTCGACAAGTTCGACCTGATCGAGATCATCCGCTTTTTCAAAAAATTCGACTATCGGTTTATGATCATCGGAAAGGGTTCCAACCTCCTCATCAGCGACAACGGGTTTCGAGGAGCGGCGATCAATCTTGAAGAGGGATTGGGTTCCGTCAGCATCGAGCGCAACATCATTACGGCCGACGCCGGCGTCCGGCTGAGCAAGTTCGTCGACTTTTGCATTCAGCATGAGAAAGCGGGCGTGGAAATGCTCGCCGGAATTCCCGGTACGATCGGCGGGGCGGTGATCATGAACGCCGGGGCGTACGGCGGAGAGATTTCCGACCACCTTGCCGAGGTGGAAATTTACCGGGACGATGCCATCCAGAAAATTCGAAAAGCGGAGGCCGGGTTTTCATACCGGCGCTCGGGCTTTGCACGGGACGTGGTGCTGAACGCATCCTTCGCCCTGCCGGAGGGAAATTTAGCGGAACTCGTCAAGCGGCGCCGGGAACTGCTCTTGAAACGGAATCAATCGCAGCCCTTGAACCTGCCGAATTCGGGAAGCATGTTCAAGAATCCGCAGGGAACGTTTGCGGCGAAGTTGGTCGAAGAGGCCGGGTTGAAAGGGAAAAGAATCGGCGAAGCGCAAATTTCCGACAAACACGGAAATTTCATTGTGAACCACGGAAATGCAACGGCACGCAACGTTTTCGACCTGGTACGGCTCGCGCAGAAAAAAGTGTTCGAGCAGACCGGAATCAAGCTTGAGCTCGAGGTCAAATTGATCGGCTTTGAGGAAGAAGAGATCACCGAGGCGGCTGCATGA
- a CDS encoding FtsQ-type POTRA domain-containing protein, whose protein sequence is MSEEGNIEQTAVPAHGKKVYGVFALLTLTGLVMWFGTMQWKEHLTVSGIIVEGEHIVTQEEVVSLAHVSLKTKMYDVDLLSIKKNIEQNHFVKNVIVSRDAPGTIRIAVEERTPIALLALPGKAEMLYIDEEGYVLPHVSSQAIFDLPVISGIDSLADVAVGQRTTHTDVLGALDALETAQRVGSELFRLISEVRIHSGHDMVLYSADTGVPIIFGRGDAAKKMVKLDAFWKKFVAEQSSQDIRYIDIRFDDQVVVSSAKATDAHSIKKSS, encoded by the coding sequence ATGAGTGAAGAAGGCAATATCGAGCAGACGGCAGTTCCGGCGCACGGAAAGAAAGTGTACGGAGTGTTCGCGTTGCTCACTCTTACGGGGCTTGTCATGTGGTTCGGGACGATGCAATGGAAGGAACATCTCACCGTCAGCGGCATCATCGTCGAAGGCGAGCATATCGTCACACAGGAAGAGGTGGTCTCCCTTGCACACGTTTCTCTGAAGACCAAAATGTACGACGTCGATCTCCTCTCGATAAAGAAAAATATCGAGCAAAATCATTTTGTGAAGAACGTGATCGTGTCGAGAGACGCACCGGGAACGATACGAATTGCGGTGGAAGAACGGACTCCGATCGCGCTTCTCGCTCTTCCGGGAAAGGCCGAAATGCTGTATATCGATGAAGAAGGCTACGTTCTTCCACACGTTTCATCCCAGGCGATCTTCGACCTTCCCGTCATCAGCGGCATCGATTCGCTGGCGGATGTTGCCGTCGGGCAGCGCACGACGCATACCGACGTGCTCGGGGCTCTGGACGCTCTGGAAACCGCGCAGCGGGTCGGGAGCGAGCTGTTCCGCCTCATCTCGGAGGTCCGGATTCACAGCGGCCACGATATGGTGCTCTATTCAGCCGATACGGGAGTGCCGATCATTTTCGGGCGGGGCGATGCGGCGAAGAAAATGGTGAAGCTCGATGCGTTTTGGAAAAAATTCGTCGCAGAGCAGAGCTCGCAGGATATCCGGTACATCGATATCCGTTTTGACGACCAGGTCGTTGTGTCGTCGGCAAAAGCAACGGATGCTCATTCTATAAAAAAATCGTCATAG
- the murC gene encoding UDP-N-acetylmuramate--L-alanine ligase, whose amino-acid sequence MFSSIKKIHFVGIGGIGMSGIAEILMDQGFSVSGSDRSLSEVTEHLQSLGAKIFEGHKAENLSADVDTLVYSSAVAPENPELVEAGRRKIPIVRRAEMLAEVMRLKYGIGIAGTHGKTTTTSMVSLVLLEGGFDPTVIVGGKLSGLGGTNARLGKGDFIVVEADEFDRSFLSITPTVAVLTTLETDHLDCYRDLEDIKGAFIQFANKVPFYGFIVLCLDEPALQDIMPQISKKKLFTYGLTPQADIQAIDIHHKENTSTFTVARGFEDLGQITLQIPGNHNIQNALAAIAVGLQLGVPFSKVKAGIEKFTGVYRRWEKKGEANGITVYDDYAHHPTECRATLSGVKAGWRRRVVCVFQPHLYSRTRDFYEEFGKAFLLADMLVVTDVYPAREEPIQGVTGELIANAAKQFGHKDVHYVQDKKQLPGYLKKNTRSGDIIVTMGAGDIWKYGEELLKQLKMKN is encoded by the coding sequence ATGTTCAGTTCAATAAAGAAAATTCATTTTGTCGGCATCGGCGGCATCGGCATGAGCGGCATTGCGGAAATACTGATGGACCAGGGATTCAGCGTGAGCGGGTCGGACAGGTCGCTGAGCGAGGTGACGGAGCATCTCCAGTCGCTCGGCGCGAAGATCTTTGAAGGACACAAGGCGGAAAATCTCTCGGCGGACGTCGATACGCTGGTGTATTCATCCGCCGTTGCGCCGGAGAACCCCGAGCTTGTCGAAGCGGGACGGCGGAAAATTCCGATCGTCCGCCGCGCGGAAATGCTTGCCGAGGTCATGCGGCTGAAATACGGCATCGGCATCGCGGGAACGCACGGCAAGACGACAACGACATCCATGGTGAGCCTCGTGCTGCTGGAAGGGGGATTCGACCCGACGGTCATCGTGGGGGGAAAATTAAGCGGGCTTGGCGGGACGAACGCGCGCCTGGGCAAAGGAGATTTTATCGTCGTCGAAGCGGATGAATTCGACCGTTCGTTCCTCTCGATCACTCCAACGGTCGCTGTTTTAACGACGCTTGAGACGGACCACCTTGACTGCTATCGCGACCTCGAGGACATCAAAGGGGCGTTCATCCAGTTTGCAAACAAGGTCCCCTTTTACGGCTTCATCGTTCTTTGCCTTGACGAGCCTGCGCTGCAGGACATTATGCCGCAGATCAGCAAGAAGAAGCTCTTCACGTACGGACTGACGCCGCAGGCAGACATCCAGGCGATCGACATTCATCATAAAGAAAATACCAGCACGTTCACCGTCGCGCGCGGCTTCGAGGACCTTGGACAGATCACGCTGCAGATACCGGGAAATCACAACATCCAGAACGCGCTTGCCGCGATCGCTGTCGGATTGCAGCTTGGAGTCCCGTTTTCGAAGGTGAAGGCCGGGATTGAAAAATTCACTGGAGTCTACCGCCGATGGGAAAAGAAAGGCGAGGCGAACGGAATCACCGTTTATGACGATTATGCGCATCATCCGACGGAATGCAGAGCGACGCTTTCCGGAGTGAAAGCCGGATGGCGAAGAAGAGTGGTGTGCGTGTTCCAGCCGCATCTCTATTCGCGCACGCGGGATTTTTACGAGGAATTCGGCAAGGCGTTTCTCCTCGCCGACATGCTGGTGGTGACCGACGTTTATCCGGCGCGCGAAGAGCCGATCCAGGGCGTCACTGGCGAATTGATCGCCAACGCCGCCAAACAGTTCGGGCACAAAGATGTCCACTATGTTCAGGACAAAAAGCAGCTGCCGGGATACCTGAAAAAGAATACGCGTTCCGGAGACATCATCGTGACGATGGGCGCCGGCGATATCTGGAAGTACGGTGAAGAACTTTTGAAACAATTAAAAATGAAGAATTAG